Proteins encoded in a region of the Anguilla anguilla isolate fAngAng1 chromosome 10, fAngAng1.pri, whole genome shotgun sequence genome:
- the znrf3 gene encoding E3 ubiquitin-protein ligase znrf3 isoform X3 — protein sequence MRRPSSGKGVKWQTSGEGSRCTVLMITQPHSEPAKRAVQRGATAVIFDVSENPDAIDQLNQVAEDPLKRPVVYVKGGDAMRLMNIVNKQKVARARIQHKPPRQPTEYFDMGIFLAFFVVVSLVCLVLLIKIKLKQRRSQSSMNRMAIQALEKMETRKFKAKSKGHRESSCAASDSLSCSSSSDCAICLEKYIDGEELRVIPCAHRFHKKCVDPWLLQHHTCPHCRHNIIEQKKGNPGPVCMDPGNPVHSRQQRVVLPVHYPGRVHRAGPVTAYPTRTSMDPHGNPITVLTVDQHPEPGLYPPQSSAFIRGYPPIHLDHALNPAHHCGLEHRGPAYPQPHGFKRPKFHGGRSFSRAACFSQYETMYQHYYFQGLTFPQAPEGQPGAGPHKGHHGGRTFQQGLLYPAVVHMAPASSSRLGEAGSASGFSCYHGHRSVCSGYLADCPGSDSSSSSSSGQCHCSSSDSMLDCTEVSNQGVYGSCSTFRSSLSSDYDPYVYRSRSPCRGSGGEGAGAGSGCPPAPGPGPGPGPAPSADDLPPSGAPAPGQDCLQASGDQLSGCGLEPGCSGCPSLEARETSTTTSPGPLEGAGADLRSRGRAQEEGAAAAAADQQGAASYSCCFEVPPASSEGVAQGQDLGGASFLAGRRCARGAEARSPGSRNSYGAGADHTACPPEAAGGYDALPCCFYKELRVRRGSGARYPEDCAVNVQYAQTDAAEPQGRCELGQRIPIIPEDTDCEMGLGPGPGPQVSLLPAGGAGDEGGRTGEREEPRELRFPPGQFRGQTFLHEEEEVHALFHAQCPSFHEAQGNGKAAGSGPLQPMEKDCVAKPSL from the exons ATGAGAAGGCCCTCTAGTGGGAAAGGAGTGAAGTGGCAGACTTCTGGAGAGGGATCACGCTGTACTGTGCTAATGATTACACAACCGCACTCAGAACCT GCTAAGAGAGCGGTTCAGAGGGGTGCAACTGCGGTCATCTTCGACGTGTCCGAAAACCCGGATGCCATCGATCAG ctgaaccAGGTCGCGGAGGACCCCCTGAAGAGGCCGGTGGTGTATGTGAAGGGCGGGGACGCCATGAGGCTGATGAACATCGTCAACAAGCAGAAGGTCGCCCGGGCCAGGATACAGCACAAGCCGCCAAGG CAGCCCACGGAGTACTTTGACATGGGCATCTTCCTGGCCTTCTTCGTGGTGGTCTCCCTCGTCTGCCTCGTCCTGCTCATCAAGATCAAGCTGAAGCAGCGGCGGAGCCAG AGCTCCATGAACAGGATGGCGATCCAGGCGCTGGAGAAGATGGAGACGCGCAAGTTCAAGGCCAAGAGCAAGGGCCACCGCGAGAGCAGCTGCGCCGCCTCCGACTCGCTGagctgcagctcctcctccgACTGCGCCATCTGCCTGGAGAAGTACATCGACGGGGAG gagctgAGGGTCATCCCGTGTGCCCACCGGTTCCATAAGAAGTGTGTGGATCCCTGGCTGCTCCAGCACCACACCTGCCCCCACTGCAGACACAACATCATCG AGCAAAAGAAGGGGAACCCCGGTCCCGTCTGCATGGACCCGGGGAACCCGGTCCACAGCCGGCAGCAGCGGGTGGTCCTGCCCGTCCACTACCCGGGACGGGTGCACCGGGCGGGGCCGGTGACGGCGTACCCCACCCGCACCAGCATGGACCCCCACGGCAACCCCATCACCGTGCTGACGGTGGACCAGCACCCCGAGCCGGGCCTCTACCCGCCGCAGTCCTCGGCCTTCATCCGCGGCTACCCGCCCATCCACCTGGACCACGCCCTCAACCCCGCCCACCACTGCGGCCTGGAGCACCGCGGCCCCGCCTACCCCCAGCCCCACGGCTTCAAGCGGCCCAAGTTCCacggggggcggagcttctccCGGGCCGCCTGCTTCTCCCAGTACGAGACCATGTACCAGCACTACTACTTCCAGGGCCTGACCTTCCCACAGGCTCCCGAGGGCCAGCCGGGGGCCGGGCCCCACAAGGGCCACCACGGCGGGCGGACTTTCCAGCAGGGCCTGCTGTACCCGGCCGTGGTGCACATGGCGCCCGCCTCCTCGTCCCGCCTGGGCGAGGCGGGCAGCGCGTCCGGGTTCAGCTGTTACCACGGACACCGGTCGGTGTGCAGCGGCTACCTGGCGGACTGCCCCGGCagcgacagcagcagcagcagcagctcggGCCAGTGCCACTGCTCGTCCAGCGACTCCATGCTGGACTGCACCGAGGTCAGCAACCAGGGCGTCTACGGCAGCTGCTCCACCTTCCGCAGCTCGCTGAGCAGCGACTACGACCCCTACGTCTACCGCAGCCGCAGCCCCTGCCGGGGGTCCGgcggcgagggggcgggggcggggtccggctgcccccccgccccaggccccggccccggccccggccccgccccctcggcgGACGACCTGCCCCCCTCGGGGGCGCCCGCCCCCGGCCAGGACTGCCTCCAGGCATCGGGGGACCAGCTGTCCGGCTGCGGCCTGGAGCCCGGGTGCAGCGGCTGCCCTTCGCTGGAAGCCAGGGAAACCAGCACCACTACCTCACCCGGGCCCCTAGAGGGCGCCGGAGCGGACCTCCGGAGCCGGGGCAGGGcgcaggaggagggggcagcGGCGGCCGCAgccgaccagcagggggcagcgtcCTACAGCTGCTGCTTCGAGGTCCCGCCCGCCTCCTCGGAGGGCGTGGCCCAGGGGCAGGATTTGGGCGGGGCCTCCTTCCTGGCGGGACGTCGCTGCGCGCGGGGGGCGGAGGCACGGTCGCCGGGCTCGCGGAACTCGTACGGCGCGGGCGCGGACCACACGGCCTGCCCCCCGGAGGCGGCGGGGGGCTACGACGCCCTGCCCTGCTGCTTCTACAAGGAGCTGCGCGTGCGCAGGGGGAGCGGGGCGCGCTACCCGGAGGACTGCGCAGTCAACGTGCAGTACGCGCAGACGGACGCCGCCGAGCCGCAGGGCCGCTGCGAGCTCGGCCAGCGCATACCCATAATCCCCGAGGACACGGACTGCGAGATGGGCCTGGGCCCCGGGCCTGGCCCGCAGGTCAGCCTGCTGCCGGCGGGGGGCGCCGGAGACGAGGGGGGGCGgactggggagagggaggagccccGAGAGCTGCGCTTCCCCCCGGGGCAGTTCAGAGGTCAAACGTTTCTgcacgaggaggaggaggtgcacgCGCTCTTCCACGCCCAGTGCCCCAGTTTCCACGAAGCACAGGGAAACGGCAAAGCTGCAG GGTCAGGACCATTGCAACCTATGGAGAAAGACTGTGTAGCAAAGCCCAGCTTGTGA
- the znrf3 gene encoding E3 ubiquitin-protein ligase znrf3 isoform X4: MRLMNIVNKQKVARARIQHKPPRQPTEYFDMGIFLAFFVVVSLVCLVLLIKIKLKQRRSQSSMNRMAIQALEKMETRKFKAKSKGHRESSCAASDSLSCSSSSDCAICLEKYIDGEELRVIPCAHRFHKKCVDPWLLQHHTCPHCRHNIIEQKKGNPGPVCMDPGNPVHSRQQRVVLPVHYPGRVHRAGPVTAYPTRTSMDPHGNPITVLTVDQHPEPGLYPPQSSAFIRGYPPIHLDHALNPAHHCGLEHRGPAYPQPHGFKRPKFHGGRSFSRAACFSQYETMYQHYYFQGLTFPQAPEGQPGAGPHKGHHGGRTFQQGLLYPAVVHMAPASSSRLGEAGSASGFSCYHGHRSVCSGYLADCPGSDSSSSSSSGQCHCSSSDSMLDCTEVSNQGVYGSCSTFRSSLSSDYDPYVYRSRSPCRGSGGEGAGAGSGCPPAPGPGPGPGPAPSADDLPPSGAPAPGQDCLQASGDQLSGCGLEPGCSGCPSLEARETSTTTSPGPLEGAGADLRSRGRAQEEGAAAAAADQQGAASYSCCFEVPPASSEGVAQGQDLGGASFLAGRRCARGAEARSPGSRNSYGAGADHTACPPEAAGGYDALPCCFYKELRVRRGSGARYPEDCAVNVQYAQTDAAEPQGRCELGQRIPIIPEDTDCEMGLGPGPGPQVSLLPAGGAGDEGGRTGEREEPRELRFPPGQFRGQTFLHEEEEVHALFHAQCPSFHEAQGNGKAAGSGPLQPMEKDCVAKPSL, encoded by the exons ATGAGGCTGATGAACATCGTCAACAAGCAGAAGGTCGCCCGGGCCAGGATACAGCACAAGCCGCCAAGG CAGCCCACGGAGTACTTTGACATGGGCATCTTCCTGGCCTTCTTCGTGGTGGTCTCCCTCGTCTGCCTCGTCCTGCTCATCAAGATCAAGCTGAAGCAGCGGCGGAGCCAG AGCTCCATGAACAGGATGGCGATCCAGGCGCTGGAGAAGATGGAGACGCGCAAGTTCAAGGCCAAGAGCAAGGGCCACCGCGAGAGCAGCTGCGCCGCCTCCGACTCGCTGagctgcagctcctcctccgACTGCGCCATCTGCCTGGAGAAGTACATCGACGGGGAG gagctgAGGGTCATCCCGTGTGCCCACCGGTTCCATAAGAAGTGTGTGGATCCCTGGCTGCTCCAGCACCACACCTGCCCCCACTGCAGACACAACATCATCG AGCAAAAGAAGGGGAACCCCGGTCCCGTCTGCATGGACCCGGGGAACCCGGTCCACAGCCGGCAGCAGCGGGTGGTCCTGCCCGTCCACTACCCGGGACGGGTGCACCGGGCGGGGCCGGTGACGGCGTACCCCACCCGCACCAGCATGGACCCCCACGGCAACCCCATCACCGTGCTGACGGTGGACCAGCACCCCGAGCCGGGCCTCTACCCGCCGCAGTCCTCGGCCTTCATCCGCGGCTACCCGCCCATCCACCTGGACCACGCCCTCAACCCCGCCCACCACTGCGGCCTGGAGCACCGCGGCCCCGCCTACCCCCAGCCCCACGGCTTCAAGCGGCCCAAGTTCCacggggggcggagcttctccCGGGCCGCCTGCTTCTCCCAGTACGAGACCATGTACCAGCACTACTACTTCCAGGGCCTGACCTTCCCACAGGCTCCCGAGGGCCAGCCGGGGGCCGGGCCCCACAAGGGCCACCACGGCGGGCGGACTTTCCAGCAGGGCCTGCTGTACCCGGCCGTGGTGCACATGGCGCCCGCCTCCTCGTCCCGCCTGGGCGAGGCGGGCAGCGCGTCCGGGTTCAGCTGTTACCACGGACACCGGTCGGTGTGCAGCGGCTACCTGGCGGACTGCCCCGGCagcgacagcagcagcagcagcagctcggGCCAGTGCCACTGCTCGTCCAGCGACTCCATGCTGGACTGCACCGAGGTCAGCAACCAGGGCGTCTACGGCAGCTGCTCCACCTTCCGCAGCTCGCTGAGCAGCGACTACGACCCCTACGTCTACCGCAGCCGCAGCCCCTGCCGGGGGTCCGgcggcgagggggcgggggcggggtccggctgcccccccgccccaggccccggccccggccccggccccgccccctcggcgGACGACCTGCCCCCCTCGGGGGCGCCCGCCCCCGGCCAGGACTGCCTCCAGGCATCGGGGGACCAGCTGTCCGGCTGCGGCCTGGAGCCCGGGTGCAGCGGCTGCCCTTCGCTGGAAGCCAGGGAAACCAGCACCACTACCTCACCCGGGCCCCTAGAGGGCGCCGGAGCGGACCTCCGGAGCCGGGGCAGGGcgcaggaggagggggcagcGGCGGCCGCAgccgaccagcagggggcagcgtcCTACAGCTGCTGCTTCGAGGTCCCGCCCGCCTCCTCGGAGGGCGTGGCCCAGGGGCAGGATTTGGGCGGGGCCTCCTTCCTGGCGGGACGTCGCTGCGCGCGGGGGGCGGAGGCACGGTCGCCGGGCTCGCGGAACTCGTACGGCGCGGGCGCGGACCACACGGCCTGCCCCCCGGAGGCGGCGGGGGGCTACGACGCCCTGCCCTGCTGCTTCTACAAGGAGCTGCGCGTGCGCAGGGGGAGCGGGGCGCGCTACCCGGAGGACTGCGCAGTCAACGTGCAGTACGCGCAGACGGACGCCGCCGAGCCGCAGGGCCGCTGCGAGCTCGGCCAGCGCATACCCATAATCCCCGAGGACACGGACTGCGAGATGGGCCTGGGCCCCGGGCCTGGCCCGCAGGTCAGCCTGCTGCCGGCGGGGGGCGCCGGAGACGAGGGGGGGCGgactggggagagggaggagccccGAGAGCTGCGCTTCCCCCCGGGGCAGTTCAGAGGTCAAACGTTTCTgcacgaggaggaggaggtgcacgCGCTCTTCCACGCCCAGTGCCCCAGTTTCCACGAAGCACAGGGAAACGGCAAAGCTGCAG GGTCAGGACCATTGCAACCTATGGAGAAAGACTGTGTAGCAAAGCCCAGCTTGTGA